One genomic segment of Nitrosopumilus sp. b3 includes these proteins:
- a CDS encoding glycosyltransferase gives MLKIGEFIYPWGSGHYSRMMRLNQVLEDHIKEKFEVHFSSKDHVYEKLLKKFPDQKEKIHEILMPTPIDGKFGPSVTMSLMNLLLPISKNPPLVRQIANYLREERKLYNKEKFDLVINDGDMGSNILAKNRNIPSLFVTNQFRPKLYNSRAYLYPSLIFVAKQIAKATKILVADSPPPYTMCEYNLNFINEVKEKVIYVGHFTSNKIQNEEKTDLEKLVENNEFGYWMRTGNKSTNDGTGQRYEKVFHQKEMLNEKRIISHARDESNLDSVTDKNGKKYSITEALDKKIDWIQIDIGFLSENQKDTILNLCKYAVVNGSHTVMGEIMGGKSKPIIGIPVYDEHTNNILWAQEKNLGVLATKTSQVIDAISKIKKDYEVFEGNLHEFSKNFVPNGAENSARIAAQILEEKR, from the coding sequence ATGCTCAAAATAGGAGAATTCATCTATCCTTGGGGAAGTGGGCACTATTCTAGAATGATGAGACTTAATCAAGTACTAGAAGATCATATAAAAGAAAAATTTGAAGTTCATTTCTCAAGTAAGGATCATGTTTATGAAAAATTATTAAAGAAATTTCCAGATCAAAAGGAGAAAATTCATGAGATATTAATGCCAACTCCAATTGATGGAAAGTTTGGACCAAGTGTAACAATGTCTTTAATGAATCTGCTATTACCAATTTCTAAAAATCCACCACTTGTAAGGCAAATTGCAAATTATTTGAGAGAAGAAAGAAAACTCTACAATAAAGAAAAATTTGATTTGGTAATTAATGATGGGGATATGGGTTCAAATATTTTAGCAAAAAATCGAAATATCCCCAGTTTATTTGTAACAAACCAATTTAGGCCAAAACTATACAATTCAAGAGCATATCTTTATCCATCATTAATTTTTGTTGCAAAACAAATTGCAAAAGCTACAAAAATCCTAGTTGCAGATTCCCCACCACCATATACAATGTGTGAATATAATCTAAATTTCATAAATGAGGTTAAAGAGAAAGTTATCTATGTAGGACATTTTACTAGTAATAAAATTCAAAATGAAGAAAAAACAGATCTTGAAAAGCTGGTTGAAAATAATGAATTTGGGTATTGGATGAGAACTGGAAATAAATCTACAAACGATGGAACTGGCCAGAGATATGAAAAAGTTTTTCATCAAAAAGAGATGCTAAATGAAAAAAGAATTATTTCACATGCAAGAGATGAATCAAACCTAGATTCTGTAACAGACAAAAATGGTAAAAAATATTCTATTACAGAAGCACTAGATAAAAAAATAGATTGGATACAAATTGATATTGGTTTTCTATCTGAGAATCAAAAGGATACAATATTGAATTTATGCAAATATGCAGTAGTCAATGGCTCACATACTGTCATGGGTGAAATAATGGGTGGGAAATCAAAACCAATTATTGGAATTCCAGTTTATGATGAGCATACAAATAACATCTTATGGGCACAAGAAAAGAATTTAGGAGTACTAGCTACTAAAACTTCACAAGTAATTGATGCAATTTCCAAAATTAAGAAAGATTATGAAGTATTTGAGGGAAATTTACATGAATTTTCAAAAAATTTTGTTCCAAATGGAGCAGAAAATTCAGCAAGAATTGCAGCCCAAATTTTAGAAGAAAAGAGATAA
- a CDS encoding THUMP domain-containing protein, protein MKEISYVVVFPNIFSKNKIPLLITNIKKILKIKKQKFKSVKRDNDVILVDANDPVFASSAINLLFGIQKIAIARQTKNEFQNIVSEITSIGGNLLLKGEKFLVKVEGASKGFLTKDVEIATTSSIIEKKQNLGAFPGTDENYDKLLYTYLTKNNAYVCIFSDKGNGGIPNEIQKEKTICAVYDELSAVSCFETIKQGNDVKIIVCYRQKSELMNLAKMINQILPRLVQDNVELEFFEIKIKPTGIKNYLIYVNSILQIMLQYSNIRISIALSPLIFSSKFIDNSLKQIFEKKKIPIMPLAGVDSNLFNDAKEIGLERNLKKLENLVSMSTNEVPIHVKKVESSFKTKKTISIIVGPNNVHDILDSFEENH, encoded by the coding sequence ATGAAAGAAATATCATATGTTGTAGTCTTTCCAAATATTTTTTCAAAAAATAAAATTCCATTATTAATTACAAATATTAAAAAAATTTTAAAGATTAAAAAACAAAAATTCAAATCAGTCAAAAGAGATAATGATGTAATTTTAGTTGATGCAAATGATCCTGTTTTTGCATCATCTGCAATCAACCTATTATTTGGAATTCAAAAAATAGCAATTGCAAGACAGACAAAAAATGAGTTTCAAAATATTGTTTCAGAGATTACATCTATTGGTGGAAATCTACTCCTAAAAGGGGAAAAGTTTCTAGTTAAAGTTGAAGGAGCATCTAAAGGATTTCTTACTAAAGATGTTGAGATTGCAACAACATCAAGTATTATTGAAAAGAAACAAAATCTCGGAGCTTTTCCTGGAACTGATGAAAATTATGATAAGTTATTGTATACATATTTAACAAAAAATAATGCATATGTCTGTATTTTTTCAGATAAAGGGAATGGAGGCATTCCCAATGAAATACAAAAGGAGAAAACAATCTGTGCAGTATATGATGAATTATCTGCTGTTTCATGTTTTGAAACCATTAAACAAGGAAATGATGTAAAGATAATAGTTTGCTATAGACAAAAATCTGAATTAATGAATCTAGCAAAAATGATTAATCAAATTTTACCAAGACTTGTACAAGATAATGTGGAATTAGAATTTTTTGAGATAAAAATCAAACCAACTGGAATTAAAAATTATTTGATTTATGTAAATTCAATTTTACAAATAATGCTACAATATTCAAACATCCGCATATCAATAGCATTATCACCATTGATATTTTCTTCAAAATTTATTGATAATTCACTAAAACAGATATTTGAAAAAAAGAAAATTCCAATAATGCCGCTTGCTGGAGTAGATTCTAATTTATTTAATGATGCAAAAGAGATTGGACTAGAAAGAAATCTCAAAAAACTAGAAAATTTAGTCTCTATGAGTACTAATGAAGTTCCAATTCATGTAAAAAAAGTAGAATCCTCCTTTAAAACAAAGAAAACGATTTCAATTATTGTAGGACCAAACAATGTTCATGATATTTTAGATTCATTTGAAGAGAATCACTGA
- a CDS encoding phosphoadenylyl-sulfate reductase, with product MVQFTQEQVDDLNSKIHTTEDALEWVSENLHPKVAKASSFGAEDAVVMDIMLKINPKFRFFTLDTGRLPQETYDIIDIVSKKYNISIEVLFPDTKEVEEMVKEKGMNLFYESIENRKLCCEIRKVHPMNKMLQTLDGWITGLRREQTKNRKNVTMFQLDHVHGGILKINPIIDWTWDQIQEYIKKNDLPYNSLLDKGYPSIGCEPCTRAIKPGEDIRAGRWWWEQGGNKECGLHIDPE from the coding sequence GTGGTGCAATTCACACAAGAACAAGTAGATGATTTAAACTCTAAAATTCACACAACCGAGGATGCACTTGAGTGGGTTTCTGAAAATCTTCATCCAAAGGTTGCAAAAGCCTCCAGCTTTGGTGCTGAGGATGCAGTAGTAATGGATATTATGCTAAAAATTAATCCAAAATTTCGATTCTTTACATTAGATACAGGACGATTGCCCCAAGAAACTTATGACATTATAGATATTGTAAGCAAAAAATACAACATTTCAATCGAAGTTCTTTTTCCTGATACAAAAGAAGTTGAAGAAATGGTTAAAGAAAAAGGAATGAATCTATTCTACGAAAGTATTGAGAACAGGAAACTATGTTGTGAAATTCGTAAAGTTCATCCAATGAATAAAATGTTACAGACTTTGGATGGCTGGATTACAGGACTAAGACGAGAGCAGACAAAAAATCGAAAAAATGTTACCATGTTTCAGCTAGATCATGTACATGGAGGAATTCTAAAAATAAATCCAATTATTGATTGGACTTGGGATCAAATTCAAGAATATATCAAAAAAAATGATCTTCCATACAACAGTCTTCTTGACAAAGGCTATCCTAGTATTGGATGTGAACCATGTACCAGAGCAATAAAGCCTGGAGAAGATATTCGTGCAGGAAGATGGTGGTGGGAACAAGGTGGAAATAAAGAGTGTGGCCTTCATATAGACCCTGAATAG
- the sat gene encoding sulfate adenylyltransferase: protein MSENNSIKPHGGILVNRITKVDLTGLFSITITEDLANDVENIADGIFSPLEGFLGQQDFESVVSRGRLANDLAWTIPIILDVDEQTASKMKEAKDVLLKNPDGVGVAVLHVNEIYSFDKEKTVQGVYGTNDNSHPGVAKTMSMKDKLVGGKIDYIQRPNDSEIRNNRLTPNQTREAFAKAGWKTICAFQTRNPPHVAHEMLQKTSITTRDGVFVNPIIGKKKSGDFVDEVIVKCYETMIKLYYPENRCMLGTLHTEMKYAGPKEAIHHAIMRQNYGCTHIIIGRDHAGVGKFYDPFAAQKIFDDYPELEISPVFFPPFFYCRKCLTYTTPKACPHGDDDKEQISGTKLREMIQNGQAPSEFILRPEVAKVILEHPKPFVD from the coding sequence ATGTCAGAAAATAACTCAATCAAACCACATGGAGGAATTCTAGTTAATCGAATCACAAAAGTAGATCTTACTGGGCTATTCTCAATTACAATTACAGAAGATCTTGCAAATGATGTTGAAAATATTGCAGATGGAATATTTAGTCCACTTGAAGGATTTTTGGGGCAACAAGACTTTGAAAGCGTTGTATCACGAGGAAGACTTGCTAATGATTTAGCATGGACTATTCCAATAATATTAGATGTTGATGAACAAACTGCTTCTAAAATGAAAGAAGCAAAAGATGTGTTGTTAAAAAATCCAGACGGAGTTGGAGTTGCAGTTTTACATGTTAATGAAATCTATTCCTTTGATAAGGAAAAAACTGTTCAGGGGGTATATGGAACAAATGACAATTCTCATCCAGGTGTTGCAAAGACAATGTCAATGAAAGATAAATTGGTAGGTGGAAAGATTGACTATATTCAAAGACCAAATGACAGTGAAATTAGAAACAATAGATTAACACCCAATCAAACCAGAGAAGCCTTTGCCAAGGCAGGCTGGAAGACAATCTGTGCATTTCAAACTAGAAATCCCCCACATGTAGCACATGAAATGCTACAAAAAACATCCATTACTACTCGAGATGGGGTATTTGTTAATCCAATTATTGGAAAGAAAAAGTCAGGTGACTTTGTTGATGAAGTAATTGTAAAATGCTATGAAACCATGATAAAATTATACTATCCAGAAAACCGATGCATGCTTGGAACACTTCACACTGAAATGAAATACGCTGGTCCAAAAGAGGCAATTCACCATGCAATAATGAGACAAAACTATGGATGCACACATATCATTATTGGACGAGATCATGCAGGCGTTGGAAAATTCTATGATCCATTTGCAGCACAAAAAATCTTTGATGATTATCCAGAATTAGAAATTTCACCAGTATTTTTCCCACCATTCTTCTACTGTAGGAAGTGTCTAACGTATACTACTCCAAAAGCATGTCCGCATGGAGATGATGATAAGGAGCAGATCAGTGGAACTAAACTACGAGAAATGATTCAAAACGGACAAGCACCATCTGAATTTATTCTACGACCAGAAGTTGCTAAAGTGATCTTAGAACATCCAAAACCATTTGTTGATTAG
- the nth gene encoding endonuclease III: protein MEKILRGMTDTMNSVKPPRITALQDLHDAETGPFSILIGTILSARTKDEATTKAVKALFLKYKNPKELAKAKIKDVEKIIKSIGFYHVKSKRIIEVAKIIDKKYKGKVPDDLDTLVQLPGVGRKTANCVLVYAFEKPAIPVDIHVHRISNRLGLVDTKNPEETEQELMKKIQKKYWIDINDTFVMYGQNICKPISPMCNVCKIKKSCKYYKTKNAS, encoded by the coding sequence ATGGAAAAAATTCTTCGTGGAATGACTGATACGATGAATTCTGTAAAGCCACCAAGAATTACAGCATTACAGGATCTTCATGATGCAGAGACTGGTCCGTTTAGTATTTTAATTGGAACAATACTTTCGGCCAGGACTAAAGATGAAGCTACAACAAAAGCAGTAAAAGCATTATTCTTAAAATATAAAAATCCAAAAGAACTTGCAAAGGCCAAAATTAAAGATGTAGAGAAAATAATAAAATCAATTGGATTCTATCATGTAAAATCAAAAAGAATTATTGAAGTTGCAAAAATTATTGATAAAAAATACAAAGGTAAAGTTCCTGATGATCTGGATACTTTGGTGCAGTTGCCAGGGGTTGGAAGGAAAACAGCTAATTGTGTATTGGTTTATGCATTTGAAAAACCCGCAATTCCTGTAGATATCCATGTTCATAGAATATCAAATAGATTAGGATTAGTAGATACCAAAAATCCCGAAGAAACAGAGCAGGAATTGATGAAAAAAATTCAGAAAAAATATTGGATTGATATTAATGATACATTTGTAATGTATGGCCAAAATATTTGCAAACCAATTTCACCAATGTGTAATGTATGCAAGATTAAAAAAAGTTGTAAGTATTATAAAACTAAGAACGCTTCTTAG
- a CDS encoding aconitase X catalytic domain-containing protein, which yields MDLTREEESALKGEQGEILQMAYRILVATGEATDADKLIPIEWAHLSGVNYNTIGDAGEEFLSSISKDARVSVKTTLNPMGFDIDNVVNYGLNENFISKQLSIRNSYETMGVIPSFSCIPYEIFEIPKDGTQVAFAESNAAIHANSFDNLKTNKESAFSALASAIVGKSPYSSIRKDDSPNITINMKVKNPNELTYGMLGFFAGKVGDTSVNISGLGEMDKRQCKAMCGGMGTSGTCAKFIFDDNSDCEKVDFDEKEMQNVHDELNTAEKGDIITLGSPQLGLDEISDLTSMLKGRSFQKRCMVFLPRTVKEQAKKIGYTTELERAGCEILSDCCTCLTPLINKENVDAVTTNSIKGAFYLKNSNGVDVNLKPLSQIIQDETR from the coding sequence TTGGATCTTACTAGAGAAGAAGAATCTGCACTCAAGGGAGAACAAGGAGAGATTTTGCAGATGGCATATAGAATTTTGGTTGCCACAGGTGAGGCAACTGATGCTGATAAATTAATCCCAATTGAATGGGCTCATCTTTCTGGTGTAAATTACAATACAATTGGAGATGCAGGAGAAGAATTTCTCTCCAGTATTAGCAAAGATGCGAGAGTTTCAGTAAAAACTACTCTTAATCCAATGGGTTTTGATATTGATAATGTTGTAAACTATGGATTAAATGAAAATTTTATTTCAAAACAATTATCCATCAGAAATTCATATGAAACAATGGGTGTAATTCCTTCATTCTCATGCATTCCTTATGAAATTTTTGAAATCCCAAAAGATGGAACACAAGTTGCGTTTGCAGAATCAAATGCTGCAATTCATGCAAACTCTTTTGATAATCTAAAGACAAACAAAGAAAGTGCATTTAGTGCACTTGCAAGTGCAATTGTTGGAAAAAGCCCTTACTCATCAATAAGAAAAGATGATTCACCAAACATTACAATTAACATGAAAGTAAAAAATCCAAATGAATTAACATATGGTATGCTGGGATTTTTTGCAGGAAAGGTTGGAGATACTTCTGTAAATATTTCAGGACTTGGAGAGATGGATAAAAGACAATGCAAAGCTATGTGTGGCGGAATGGGGACATCGGGAACTTGTGCTAAATTCATTTTTGATGATAATTCTGACTGTGAAAAAGTAGATTTTGATGAAAAAGAAATGCAAAATGTACATGATGAGCTAAACACTGCAGAAAAAGGTGATATAATTACACTTGGCAGTCCACAATTGGGCTTAGATGAGATTTCTGATCTTACAAGCATGCTGAAGGGTAGATCTTTTCAAAAAAGGTGTATGGTGTTTTTACCTAGAACTGTAAAGGAGCAAGCAAAAAAAATTGGATATACAACAGAACTTGAAAGAGCAGGATGTGAAATTCTTTCTGACTGTTGTACGTGTTTGACTCCTTTGATAAATAAAGAAAATGTTGATGCAGTTACAACAAATAGTATCAAGGGTGCGTTTTATCTTAAAAATTCTAACGGTGTAGATGTAAATCTAAAACCATTATCACAAATTATTCAAGATGAGACACGATGA
- a CDS encoding DUF126 domain-containing protein, translating into MKVLVAGKAQGIVLKSEKPINFLGTVDKKTGIISDRNHDLYEKSIKDVILVFPSGVGSSVGAYTIYSIKSNNSAPLAMICHKADLTVATGCALANIPLITLCDEEFDAIKNGMKFSLDTDSNLIQYQ; encoded by the coding sequence ATGAAAGTTTTAGTTGCAGGAAAAGCTCAAGGTATTGTTTTAAAATCTGAGAAACCAATTAACTTTCTTGGGACTGTTGATAAGAAAACAGGAATAATTAGTGATAGAAATCATGATCTTTATGAAAAATCAATCAAAGATGTAATTCTTGTATTTCCATCAGGAGTAGGAAGTAGTGTTGGTGCATATACAATTTATTCAATAAAATCAAATAATTCTGCACCACTTGCTATGATATGTCACAAGGCAGATCTTACTGTAGCTACCGGTTGCGCATTGGCAAACATTCCATTAATTACACTTTGTGATGAGGAATTTGATGCTATTAAAAATGGAATGAAATTTTCTCTTGATACTGACTCTAATCTAATTCAGTATCAGTAA
- the rqcH gene encoding ribosome rescue protein RqcH, whose product MALSGIELRYLVNQISEQVQDYYISNIYGITKDSILFKLHHTEKSDLFMMISTSGVWLTKVKIDQIEPNRLLKRLRSDLLRLKLKKIEQIGAERIAYFTFEGFGKEFVLVGEFFGDGNILLCNNEMKILALQHSIEVRHRKLSVGLEYVQPPTSGLDIFNLSESDFDGLKTTELICAKWFGRTLGLPKKYVEGVFEIANVDGKKIGNLLTTEETNRVFETTKKIVSDIVSGNHEPIIVRNEKVEVLPIRLGKLEGEITKVDSFIEGLDTVFTEKIVDKGKSIQSSGSDKKIKELQTQISEQEKAIETVKERSKNITNVANSLYQMVSQGIISIEENSAQEILSENNAKLITEKGIPLIVIQDEKIKINTKSPLQSIASVLFNEAKKQSGAIKSIELIKEKTLKKLEKLQNKTEAEKDITIISEIRKKNWYERYRWFFTSDGLLTIGGRDAASNSAVVRKHLVKNDKIFHGDIFGSPFFILKEAENAPDRSMNEVAHATVCFSRAWKEGMYGVSAFWVNPEQVKKSAPSGEFLPKGSFTIEGQRNFIKSDTLKLAVGIIPQDDDYVLTCGPPEPIKKNSICYAVIEPHGLEMVEAAKKIRIEFLKMHEEIARKINLDDFVRVLPSGKSQIKEVSTGDLDIKKFTDTELD is encoded by the coding sequence ATGGCATTATCTGGGATAGAACTACGATATTTGGTAAATCAAATTTCAGAGCAAGTTCAAGACTATTACATTAGTAATATTTACGGCATCACAAAAGATAGTATTCTCTTCAAGCTTCACCATACTGAGAAAAGTGATCTTTTCATGATGATATCAACATCAGGGGTTTGGTTAACCAAGGTAAAAATTGATCAAATAGAACCTAACAGACTACTCAAAAGACTACGTAGTGATTTACTACGATTAAAATTAAAAAAAATTGAACAGATTGGTGCAGAAAGAATTGCATACTTTACATTTGAAGGGTTTGGGAAAGAGTTTGTTCTAGTGGGAGAGTTTTTTGGAGATGGAAATATTTTACTCTGCAATAATGAAATGAAGATTCTTGCATTACAGCATTCAATAGAAGTAAGACATAGGAAGCTCAGTGTTGGATTAGAATATGTACAGCCACCAACTAGCGGACTAGATATCTTTAACCTATCAGAATCAGATTTTGATGGACTCAAAACAACTGAATTGATTTGTGCGAAATGGTTTGGAAGGACACTAGGTTTACCAAAAAAATATGTTGAAGGAGTATTTGAAATTGCAAATGTTGATGGTAAAAAAATTGGCAATCTATTAACAACTGAAGAGACAAACAGAGTTTTTGAAACTACAAAAAAGATTGTTTCAGATATAGTATCAGGAAATCACGAACCAATAATAGTCAGAAATGAAAAAGTGGAAGTTCTTCCAATAAGATTAGGAAAATTAGAAGGTGAAATAACAAAAGTTGATAGCTTCATTGAAGGATTAGATACTGTATTTACTGAAAAAATTGTTGATAAAGGCAAGTCAATTCAGTCAAGTGGATCTGATAAAAAAATAAAAGAACTACAAACACAGATCTCTGAACAAGAAAAAGCCATTGAGACAGTTAAAGAAAGATCAAAAAACATTACAAATGTAGCAAATTCCCTTTATCAAATGGTTTCACAGGGAATAATATCAATAGAGGAAAATTCTGCTCAAGAAATTTTATCAGAGAATAATGCAAAATTAATCACAGAAAAAGGAATTCCATTAATTGTAATCCAAGATGAAAAAATAAAGATCAATACAAAATCTCCACTTCAATCAATTGCTTCTGTATTATTTAATGAGGCAAAAAAGCAATCAGGTGCAATAAAATCAATTGAACTAATCAAAGAAAAAACTCTGAAAAAGCTAGAAAAATTACAAAACAAAACAGAAGCTGAAAAAGATATTACTATAATTTCAGAGATCAGAAAGAAAAACTGGTATGAAAGATACAGATGGTTCTTTACATCTGATGGCTTGCTTACAATTGGTGGAAGAGATGCTGCATCAAATTCTGCTGTAGTTAGAAAACATTTGGTAAAAAATGACAAAATTTTTCATGGGGATATTTTTGGTTCACCATTTTTTATTCTAAAAGAAGCTGAAAATGCACCAGATAGAAGTATGAATGAAGTTGCACATGCTACTGTTTGTTTTAGTCGTGCATGGAAAGAAGGAATGTATGGTGTTAGTGCTTTTTGGGTAAATCCAGAGCAAGTAAAAAAATCAGCTCCAAGCGGGGAATTTCTACCAAAGGGTTCCTTTACAATTGAAGGACAAAGGAATTTTATCAAATCAGATACTCTCAAACTTGCAGTTGGAATAATTCCTCAAGATGATGATTATGTCTTAACATGTGGTCCACCTGAGCCAATTAAAAAAAATTCTATTTGCTATGCAGTAATTGAACCACATGGATTAGAGATGGTAGAGGCTGCAAAAAAAATACGAATTGAATTTTTAAAAATGCATGAAGAGATTGCAAGAAAAATTAATCTTGATGATTTTGTTCGTGTTTTGCCTTCTGGCAAAAGCCAGATTAAAGAAGTATCTACAGGAGACTTGGATATCAAGAAATTTACTGATACTGAATTAGATTAG
- the cbiT gene encoding precorrin-6Y C5,15-methyltransferase (decarboxylating) subunit CbiT: protein MWDFKTPGIPDENFERAEKVPITKEEVRTIQISKARLKPGQTVYDVGCGSGSISVEAGLQVESSGKVLAIDHDENAIELTNKNIQKFGLSNISVIFGDAKEKIQDLEPADVIIIGGTGGDTRDIVELSENKLKSGGRIVIGVILIETLYSVLQILDKLQFESIDITQVTISKSRKTSTGTMMLARNPVTVISATRV, encoded by the coding sequence ATGTGGGATTTTAAAACACCTGGAATTCCTGATGAAAACTTTGAGAGAGCAGAAAAAGTTCCAATCACTAAAGAAGAGGTAAGAACCATTCAAATCAGCAAAGCTAGATTAAAACCTGGTCAAACAGTTTATGATGTTGGTTGTGGAAGTGGGTCAATTTCTGTTGAAGCTGGACTTCAAGTTGAATCATCAGGAAAAGTTTTAGCTATTGATCATGATGAGAATGCAATAGAATTAACAAACAAGAACATACAAAAGTTTGGCCTTTCAAATATTTCAGTAATATTTGGTGATGCCAAAGAAAAGATACAAGATCTTGAACCAGCTGATGTTATAATAATTGGAGGAACAGGTGGTGATACTAGAGATATAGTTGAACTATCTGAGAATAAACTAAAGTCAGGTGGGAGAATTGTAATTGGAGTTATTCTAATTGAGACACTTTATTCTGTATTACAAATTTTAGATAAATTACAGTTTGAATCAATAGATATTACTCAAGTTACCATATCTAAAAGCAGAAAGACCAGTACTGGTACTATGATGCTTGCAAGAAATCCTGTTACTGTAATTTCTGCTACTAGAGTCTAA
- the cobI gene encoding precorrin-2 C(20)-methyltransferase, which produces MPGLIGIGVGPGDVELLTVKAVKAIQNADIIMCPASNEERPSIALSVVSPIIDKSKNQEIIKLIFPMTKDKDILEETWKKNAKIMAETVLSGKNVVYLTVGDPFLYSTWIYMHKDLKENYPDMDITVIPGIVSLFTFAAKVGVSVAEGAEKVAIIPSCYDLSSVKEIAKNSESMIFLKDGRYFDQVIQVLKESGFPDNSIFAIGQDLGTDHEIIRKLTLGEVNDDTLTTKYFSILVVKRV; this is translated from the coding sequence ATGCCTGGATTAATTGGGATTGGAGTAGGTCCTGGAGATGTTGAATTACTAACAGTCAAGGCAGTAAAGGCAATTCAGAATGCTGACATCATTATGTGTCCAGCTTCCAATGAAGAAAGACCTAGTATTGCACTTTCTGTTGTTTCACCAATTATTGATAAATCAAAAAATCAAGAAATTATAAAATTAATTTTCCCAATGACCAAAGACAAAGACATTCTTGAAGAGACTTGGAAAAAGAATGCAAAGATAATGGCAGAAACTGTTTTGTCAGGAAAAAATGTTGTATACCTAACAGTAGGTGATCCTTTCTTGTATAGTACTTGGATTTACATGCACAAGGATCTCAAAGAAAACTATCCTGACATGGATATTACCGTAATTCCAGGAATTGTTTCATTGTTTACATTTGCAGCAAAAGTCGGTGTAAGTGTAGCAGAAGGTGCAGAAAAAGTTGCAATAATTCCATCATGTTATGATCTATCTAGTGTTAAAGAGATTGCAAAAAATTCTGAATCAATGATATTTCTTAAAGATGGAAGATACTTTGATCAAGTGATTCAAGTTCTTAAAGAATCTGGATTTCCAGATAATTCTATCTTTGCAATAGGACAAGATCTTGGAACAGACCATGAAATTATTCGAAAACTTACATTAGGTGAAGTAAATGATGATACTTTAACTACAAAATACTTCTCAATTTTGGTGGTAAAGCGTGTCTGA
- the cobM gene encoding precorrin-4 C(11)-methyltransferase, which translates to MSDVFFVGCGPGDPELITVKAKKLIQKADVVVYSGSLIPEPILKLCKKGKLFDAAKLVREEIFDLLYKNAKKDKLVVRLHDGDPSIYGAIKEQIDNLEEKGIKSTVIPGVTAFLASAAALGTQLTLPGVTQTIIVTRAESRTKVPKRERISELAKHKATLIFYLSVHLLSKLVKEAIAGGYKKSTPVAVVYRASWEDQKIIKGTLEDIAKKVKDEKITRTAIVIISDVIDPETYEYSKLYDKNFSHGYRNKK; encoded by the coding sequence GTGTCTGATGTTTTCTTTGTAGGTTGTGGCCCTGGAGATCCTGAACTAATTACTGTAAAAGCCAAAAAACTAATTCAGAAAGCTGATGTTGTAGTGTATTCAGGTTCTTTAATTCCTGAACCAATCTTGAAACTATGCAAAAAGGGAAAACTTTTTGATGCTGCAAAACTAGTTAGAGAAGAAATTTTTGATTTGTTATACAAAAATGCAAAAAAAGACAAACTTGTGGTGAGGTTACATGATGGTGATCCTTCAATTTATGGTGCAATCAAAGAACAGATTGATAACCTTGAGGAAAAAGGAATAAAGTCTACTGTTATACCTGGAGTAACTGCATTTTTAGCCTCAGCTGCTGCACTTGGAACCCAATTAACTTTACCTGGAGTTACTCAGACCATCATAGTTACAAGAGCAGAATCAAGAACCAAAGTTCCAAAACGTGAAAGAATTTCTGAACTTGCAAAACACAAAGCTACCTTGATCTTTTATCTTAGTGTTCATTTATTATCTAAATTAGTAAAAGAAGCGATTGCAGGCGGTTACAAAAAATCAACTCCTGTAGCAGTAGTATATAGAGCAAGCTGGGAAGATCAAAAAATTATCAAAGGAACTTTAGAAGATATTGCAAAAAAAGTTAAAGATGAAAAAATTACTAGAACTGCAATTGTGATAATTAGTGATGTAATTGATCCAGAAACTTATGAGTATTCAAAATTATACGACAAGAATTTTAGCCATGGCTATAGAAATAAAAAATAA